The following are from one region of the Chitinophagales bacterium genome:
- a CDS encoding 7-dehydrocholesterol reductase — translation MQDWATTKSNFFTRTLVPLFLVLVCPPFAIVMWYTNVYLDGSFLRLGEELWTKGPFSFLYEAWAPVFWGSAVAWKMIAVFAALQLALMRLLPGKKYQGPVTANGNIPEYRDNGLASYLITFALFLFCSLHLKWFSPGIIYHHFGELLGALNILALLLCVLLYFKGRYVPSTSDHSSTGNFVFDFYWGTELYPRILGWDVKQFTNCRFGMTGWALCVVSFAFAQKEIHGAADWGIIVSASIICTYLFKFFIWEPGYMRSMDIQVDRAGFYICWGCLVWVPAVYTSPVLFMVNHPAGLSLPVAGILFLAGMAAIGINYWADRQRQIVRATNGNTLIWGRSPMLIEAQYTTARGEVKTNLLLASGFWGISRHFHYVPEILAAFLWSCPAGFRYFMPYFYVSFLTILLTHRAFRDDHKCRLKYGTRWEEYCRLVPYRIIPGVI, via the coding sequence ATGCAGGATTGGGCTACAACGAAAAGCAATTTCTTCACCCGTACGCTGGTGCCCCTTTTTCTGGTTCTGGTATGCCCGCCCTTTGCAATTGTAATGTGGTACACCAATGTGTATCTGGACGGCTCCTTTTTACGTCTGGGAGAGGAACTATGGACAAAGGGCCCATTCAGTTTCCTTTATGAAGCATGGGCACCTGTTTTTTGGGGAAGTGCAGTAGCATGGAAGATGATTGCCGTTTTTGCGGCACTGCAACTAGCCCTGATGAGGCTGCTGCCGGGAAAGAAATACCAAGGACCCGTCACCGCAAACGGCAACATTCCGGAATATCGTGACAATGGTCTGGCATCTTATCTAATCACTTTTGCATTATTTCTGTTTTGCTCTTTGCATTTGAAGTGGTTTTCACCCGGCATCATTTATCATCATTTCGGGGAATTGCTTGGCGCCTTAAACATACTTGCCTTATTGTTGTGTGTGTTGTTATACTTCAAAGGACGCTATGTTCCCTCCACAAGTGATCATTCTTCCACCGGAAACTTTGTTTTTGATTTTTACTGGGGCACGGAGTTATATCCCCGCATTTTGGGATGGGATGTAAAACAATTTACCAACTGCCGATTTGGAATGACCGGATGGGCTTTGTGTGTAGTGTCATTCGCCTTTGCTCAGAAAGAGATCCATGGTGCAGCCGATTGGGGAATTATTGTTTCTGCATCAATTATTTGTACTTACCTGTTCAAGTTTTTCATCTGGGAACCCGGTTACATGCGCTCCATGGATATACAGGTTGATCGGGCTGGTTTTTACATATGCTGGGGATGCCTGGTGTGGGTGCCTGCTGTTTATACTTCACCGGTTCTGTTTATGGTAAATCACCCGGCAGGGCTAAGTTTACCGGTAGCCGGAATCCTTTTCCTGGCAGGTATGGCTGCCATAGGGATCAATTACTGGGCTGATCGCCAGAGGCAGATTGTGCGTGCAACTAACGGCAATACTCTTATTTGGGGCCGATCACCCATGTTGATTGAAGCACAATATACTACTGCCCGGGGCGAGGTCAAAACAAATCTCTTGTTAGCTTCCGGATTCTGGGGCATTAGTCGCCATTTTCACTATGTGCCCGAAATTCTTGCTGCCTTTCTGTGGAGCTGCCCGGCAGGGTTTCGTTATTTTATGCCTTATTTCTATGTATCGTTTCTGACTATACTATTGACGCATCGTGCATTTCGTGACGACCACAAATGTCGCCTGAAATATGGAACCCGCTGGGAGGAATACTGCAGATTAGTTCCTTATCGCATTATTCCGGGAGTCATATAA